gaccaacctagatagcatattaaaaagcagagacatttttctttgtcaacaaaggtctgtctagtcaaggctgtggtttttccagtagtcttgtatggatatgagagttggactataaagaaagctgagcgctgaagaattggtgcttttggactgtggtgttagagaagactcttgagagtcccttggactgcaaggagatccaaccagtccatcctaaaggagatcagtcctgggtgttcattggaaggactgatgttgaagctgaaactccaatactttggccacctgatgcgaagagctgactcatttgctataccctgatgctgggaaggattgagggtaggaggagatgaggacgacagaggataagatggttggatgacatcactgactcaatgtacatgagtttgggtaaactccagcagttggtgatgaacagggaggcctggcgtgctgcagttcatggggtcgcaaagagttggacacgactgagcgcctgaactgaactgaactgaatgttagaAGTAAATGCCTATTTATATTATGACAGAGCTAATGGAGAGAATTTTTGCAAAAGTTTGCTTCAttataataaaatcaacaaaacaaagtTATAGCACAATTCTCTTGTAAAACTGAAGTTTTCTCCTGTAAACTTGAttcaattatttgcttttttccttcctttatagAGTTTCAAAGGGAGAGTGGGGAATATATAATTAGTATCTCAGATTCATAAATAGCTTAAATTATCCATGAGAAGCAGAAACTATTGGTTATTTTGGGGTCACAATAATTCttgtagttgtttttttcttttatgaatttatttattgtaatgaagtatacataaaatattttttttcttgcctatttGCTCTGGGTGGAGTTCTAGTGCTGTGTTTAATAAGAAGGAGGgggtgaaagtgggcacccttgtcttcttcctaatCATAGAAGAAAAGGTGTCAGgttttcatcattgagtatgatgttagctgtgggtttgctATATATGGGCTTTATTATGTTCacatatgttccctctatacccagtttattgagagtttttatcatgaaaaactgtattttctcaaatgtttttcCTGTATCTATAGAGATGATCATACAATTTTACTCTTACTTCTATTAATGCAGTGCAATATGTTTATTGGTTTGCATATGCTGCTTGGAATCCcaggataaatctcacttggtcatggtgtatgacccTTTAATGTGCTGATGAGTTAggtttactagtattttgttgaagatttttgcatctatgttcatccaAGTtcatacagttttattttcttgtagtgtctttgGCCGTGGTGTGAAGATAATTCTGGCCCCATAAAATTAGTTTGCAAGTATTCCATAATCAGtttttttagaagagttttagAAGGGTTGGCATTAATTCTTAAAGTGTTTGGTACACTTCACCAATGAAACCAATGGTATaaggcttttctttgttggaaggCTTTTTATTACTGCTTTAATCTCCCTACTTGTTATTaatctgttcacattttctatttcttcactaTTCACTTTACTAGATTATGTGTTTGGAGAAACTGTTTCATCTAGGTTAACGTTCAAAGAAATATgcttaatatatgaaaaatatgccTATTTGGATGGGACAAATAGTTTCTTTAGGGCCGCCTGCATGTCTGTGtttctcagacagtaaacaaCAGGATTAAGACTAGGTGTTAGAATGGAGTAAAACACAGACACTAGCTGTCCTTGAAGGGGGAAGTAACGAGAAGTAGGTCTCAGGTAAGCAATGCTCCCAGTGACATAAAATAGAATGATGGTAGTAAGATGAGAGGAGCAGGTGGAAAAGGCCTTCCAACGGCTACCAGCAGAGTGGGTCCGAGCGATGGTGGCAATGATGAGAACATAGGAGATGATGGTGAGGGCAAAGGCACCAAGAATAGTACACCCACCCACCACGAATCCAACTTCCTCGTTGGTGTGGGAGTCACTGCAGGAGAGTCTCATGATAGGGGAGCTGTCACAGAAAAAGTGGTCAATGACATTAGGCCCACAGAACTGGAGGGAGAAGGTGTTGATGGTGTGAAAGATGGCATAGAGAGCTCCGCTGAACCAGGCCACCATAACAAGCTCTGTACACAGCTTTCTGCTCATAATGACACCATAAAGGAGAGGCTTGTAGATGGCCAAACAACGGTCATATGCCatagaggtgagcaggaagcACTCAGAAGCACATAGCGTTACAAATAAGAAGAGCTGAGCCACACATTCCCAAAAGGAGATGACTTCTGAACCCATGAGTGAATTAATCAGTGCCTTGGGGATGATGACTGTGGTGTAGCACATGTCCAAGAAAGAGAGATTCTTCAGGAAGAGATACATGGGGATGTGGAGGCGGCTGTCTCGGCTCACAGCTGCAATGATGGAGCTGTTTCCCAGGAGGGCAAAGAGatagatgaaaaggaaaaagatggtGCTAATGAGCCTCAGTTCAGGCACGTCTGAGAAGCCCTTTAGAATAAATTCAGTTACAGTTGTCtcatttgtcatttccttcccaaaTCATGAAAAGCAATAGAGAATATTCAAGATGGATATGGTCTTAGTGATAGTTAGTGCAAAACACACGCTCACAGATTTGTCCATAAAGATGGTAAAAAGTAAATCTGGTTCTCTGCATAGTTCATGGATCCcactaacttttctttttcttttttcttttgctctttctctGTTAAGTCTGAGCAATAACAGattataaatgaacaaataagca
This genomic window from Cervus canadensis isolate Bull #8, Minnesota chromosome 4, ASM1932006v1, whole genome shotgun sequence contains:
- the LOC122439396 gene encoding olfactory receptor 5T3-like; translation: MTNETTVTEFILKGFSDVPELRLISTIFFLFIYLFALLGNSSIIAAVSRDSRLHIPMYLFLKNLSFLDMCYTTVIIPKALINSLMGSEVISFWECVAQLFLFVTLCASECFLLTSMAYDRCLAIYKPLLYGVIMSRKLCTELVMVAWFSGALYAIFHTINTFSLQFCGPNVIDHFFCDSSPIMRLSCSDSHTNEEVGFVVGGCTILGAFALTIISYVLIIATIARTHSAGSRWKAFSTCSSHLTTIILFYVTGSIAYLRPTSRYFPLQGQLVSVFYSILTPSLNPVVYCLRNTDMQAALKKLFVPSK